A segment of the Triticum urartu cultivar G1812 chromosome 1, Tu2.1, whole genome shotgun sequence genome:
TCATCAAAATCTATCAACATGCGATCTAGTTTTGAAAATttcgacgcgaggaatccaatggtgaaaatggttcgagatttggacgcacaaTTTAAGAAAAAAAATCTTTTGAATAAATGAATGTACTAAAGAAGGGAAAGTCCTAAGGTACGACAAGTGACGTGCATGCAGTGTGTCATTTTTCACTACCTGAAAAGATGGGAGTGATTTTTGAAAAAAGAGTATTTCTTAATTAGCGATTTTGTAGAAATACGGGTGCCCTAGGGAAGGGGGGCATCCAAACGGACGGAATCGATCTGGGCCTGCCTGCTTCGCGTCGACGAAGAGGCAGAAGGCCCAGAAGGTACGGCCCACCATCCACGGCCCACTGGACTGCTACTATACAAAACGTAACCATTTCTTGCCCTCTCCGCCGTCGCGCGCCGATCCATCCACCGAAAGCCCACACGAAAGAAGGAGCACGCGCGAGGATGGCGGGCACAACCACcaccggcggcggcgcggggggaGCGGCGCAGGGGGGCCGCCGGGCGCTGGGGCTGCTGGCGAGCGTGGCGAAGCGGAAGGACGGGTTCGTGCAGCTGCTGCTGATGTCGGGCATCCTCATGATGAGCCTGCGGTCCCTGAGCCAGAAGCACCGCGTCCGCGACCTCGCCAACGACGCCGCCGAGCTCAGCCTCGAGCAGGAGCACATCTCCCACCGCATGCGCGAGCTCCAGGACGAGCTCGACCGCGAGGCCGGCGCCGACCCCTCGGGCGCGTTCGCCTCCCACCTCCGCCGCATCTTCGCCGCCCACCctcccacccccacccccgccgccaccgccaccgccaccgaaGACCACTAGCTCCATCGTCCCCGTCCAGACCGTGGCGGCGCGCCTTGCTCATCGGTGTCTTCGTCCCTGTTTACTCTTTGAGATCTCGGTTCTTGGCTTGTGTTAGATGCTTCTGAACCATGACCGTGCACGCCATGTGTTTGTGGAAATGCCGGAGAGGGGCCGCCGGATTGTATCCAACCGGAAACCACATTTCGTTACCTGCTACTCACAGCGCGCCACATTGTGCTGCACTTGATTGGATCAATTTTGCATTTCCTCTATATATTCAATAATTTTCTGAGTTGGTTGTTGATGCGCTCTATGTGCTTGAAGAGTTTATATGCCACAGCCGGCTATGCAAGAGTAGGAGGCGTTCAGTTGCATTCAAATTTCGTGTTCGTGGACTGCATTTGAATGCCATACGTGTACCTGGAGTTATATGGACTGATGATGACTGATCCTGCTTGACTCAAGTTCACCACAAGAATGCCAGTCTTAACTGCGCATCAGTTGATGTCTAATGTCTGAAAGGCATAAAGAGCTCCGGGAAATACAGCACTGATAGCTTTCTCAAGAAAAGTTTTGAGACTTGTGGCTCGTTCGTGTCACTGGCATGCCGAGTGAGGTTACCACCACTTAACCGCCGCTCGTTGCTCCCCAAACCTCAAATCCCCCGCTCCCGTGGCCGAGTGCGCTCGCAAGCATTGAGAGCATTTTTCGGCATAACCGTGTTGCAGTGTTGTGCCATGGTTTGAGCAACTGGGCACTGCTTGGTCAATTCGTATTCGGCAGTCGAGCTTCTGGAAACCATCAGTTCTGAATCAGTAGTTATCTGAACTTCTCCGTTTGGGATTTAGCTTTGGGTGTTATCAGGTGAGGAGGCTACAGAAGGTGCTTGCCAGAGAGGGGAAGACGCGGAAGGAGCTGCCGCTGGAGGTGAAGCAGAAAGTCTCCTCTGAGGTACCGCAGAAGCTGCATGATTTGGGAGCAAACAGCAACACCACCGAACCGCAAGGTAGTATCGCCTTGCTCTGCTGACACCTTGGAATACTGATGCTCAGTTGGAATTGTCATCAGGTGCACTTGGAAAGTTGGAGTATTAACATTGGCAATTTGTACCCCTCTGCGATATGGAGTCATTGCTTTGCATTGTTTTTGTGGATGGTGTGCTCGTGCATCTGGCCTAATCTGTCATTTGAATTATCTGGCACAATTTTCGGGTTGAATAAATAACACAATTTGTCTTCTTCATTTTTTTCCCTTTTTCCTTTGTAGCATTTGCTTCTCCATGGATGTCTGTTCTATTACCTTTACTAATTTCGCACATAAGCAGCAGATTTTGACACAACATTTGAACTCGGAGCAATGCAGCTTCCTTTTCATGTAGGGACTtcttaccgaaaaaggctttcgccccgctttataaataaagcaaaccgCCACAAGCAACGAGTACCAAACATGAGTCagccacacacacacaaacaacACAAGCACAAGGTTCTGTTGAGGGCACAGCTCAACAAgcccaaagaaaagaaagaaaaaagccGGAGGCACCGGTGAGCCGAAGCGACTAATCAGGCTCGGGAGGGGGTGGCGGGCGCGGAGGAGCAAGCCGGAGAGTCATCGCACGAAGGTTGGAGATGATGACGGAGATGGCGTTCTGGTCCTGGGGGCGGCTAAGCGGCCGCCAGAGCTGCAAGAAACCACACAGTTTGAACAACGCGTCAGTAGCCTGTCGAAGGGGAATCCGCTGAATAACAAGCTTGTTCCTAATCGTCCAGAGCGTCCAAGCCAGGGCCCCGATAACCAGCCACCTAATGTGGCGATGAGTAGGAGGTGAGGCCTACATTTCGGTGAAGAGGTCCGGGAAGTTGGTGTGGCACCAATTTCCACCGAACGTCTCGCGCGCACAGC
Coding sequences within it:
- the LOC125554644 gene encoding uncharacterized protein LOC125554644, translated to MAGTTTTGGGAGGAAQGGRRALGLLASVAKRKDGFVQLLLMSGILMMSLRSLSQKHRVRDLANDAAELSLEQEHISHRMRELQDELDREAGADPSGAFASHLRRIFAAHPPTPTPAATATATEDH